A window from Littorina saxatilis isolate snail1 linkage group LG9, US_GU_Lsax_2.0, whole genome shotgun sequence encodes these proteins:
- the LOC138977378 gene encoding FMRFamide receptor-like codes for MFFSAWRVGIFLEDYHANMSAINASNSTSPNPIPDEIWATRVGVYAIGGTAIAAFGLLCNSISIVVLANFRQKSCAPFLLICLEVVDCLLLLSEMMLETLATLSQAQLLSDSYRDFIRPIYVVMYPLPHIAQTCTTMMTVLITLERFIAVARPLLASTVCTKTWARRAVLVILLWSLLFHVPLYLAYTYDHVPDPATNTSRIVFHRTALGESQFYNYWFVVWINLACEFLLPFLLIVVFNVLMIRALQASKTSLQASTTSASTATSSKRSAREGRLTGMVIAITVIFFVCELFPAVALIIVRGKDAFSECSAACAHFVSVADTMVLLNSGVNFVAYCAIGKQFRDIFARIFLRRRGGDGRRREKLQLAMGEFGTSTSTTRCNSEVKDLTGAEGTYHQHHNQHHQQRLHDQQQQQDNDDHQLHQQNGHHQHYQHQHQHHRSRGLQERRTSSQPLNRL; via the coding sequence GACTACCACGCCAACATGTCAGCAATAAACGCCTCTAACTCCACCTCGCCGAACCCCATCCCGGACGAGATCTGGGCCACGAGAGTGGGGGTGTACGCTATCGGCGGAACAGCCATTGCGGCTTTCGGGTTGTTGTGCAACTCCATCTCAATCGTGGTCCTGGCCAATTTCCGCCAGAAGTCGTGCGCCCCGTTTCTGCTGATCTGTCTCGAGGTGGTGGACTGCTTGCTGCTGCTGTCCGAGATGATGCTGGAGACCTTAGCCACGCTGAGCCAGGCCCAGCTGCTGTCGGACTCGTACCGTGACTTCATCAGGCCCATCTACGTGGTGATGTACCCGCTCCCGCACATCGCGCAGACCTGCACTACCATGATGACGGTGCTCATCACCTTGGAGCGTTTCATCGCCGTGGCCAGGCCCCTGCTGGCGTCCACAGTCTGCACCAAGACGTGGGCCAGGCGGGCAGTGCTGGTCATCCTGCTGTGGTCACTGCTCTTCCACGTGCCGCTCTACCTGGCCTACACCTACGACCACGTGCCGGACCCCGCCACCAACACCTCGCGCATCGTCTTCCACCGCACGGCGCTGGGCGAGAGCCAGTTCTACAACTACTGGTTCGTGGTGTGGATTAACCTGGCGTGCGAGTTCCTGCTGCCCTTCCTGCTGATCGTCGTCTTCAACGTGCTGATGATCCGAGCCCTGCAGGCCAGCAAGACCTCCCTCCAGGCCTCCACCACCTCCGCCTCCACCGCCACCTCCAGCAAGCGGTCAGCGAGGGAGGGACGGCTGACGGGGATGGTCATCGCCATCACCGTCATCTTCTTCGTGTGCGAGCTGTTCCCCGCCGTGGCGCTCATCATCGTGCGAGGCAAGGACGCGTTCAGCGAGTGTTCCGCGGCCTGCGCGCACTTCGTGTCTGTGGCCGACACCATGGTCCTGCTCAACTCGGGCGTCAACTTCGTGGCCTACTGCGCCATTGGCAAGCAGTTCCGCGACATCTTCGCTCGCATCTTCCTCAGGCGGCGCGGCGGAGATGGTCGTCGGCGGGAGAAGCTGCAGCTGGCCATGGGTGAGTTCGGgacctccacctccaccactCGCTGCAACAGTGAGGTCAAGGACCTGACCGGTGCGGAGGGCACCTACCACCAGCACCACAACCAGCATCACCAGCAACGGCTACATGACCAGCAGCAACAGCAGGACAACGACGACCACCAGCTCCATCAACAGAACGGACACCACCAGCACTaccagcaccagcaccagcaccacAGGAGTCGCGGGTTGCAGGAGAGACGAACAAGCTCCCAGCCTCTCAATCGTCTTTGA